One region of Flavobacterium pisciphilum genomic DNA includes:
- a CDS encoding ABC transporter ATP-binding protein, with product MIEVKNIEKSFGDSKVLKGVSTVFETGKTNLIIGQSGSGKTVLLKSLLGIHAPDSGTIEFDGRVYSELDPDEKRELRTEIGMVFQGSALFDSMTVAENVAFPLKMFTNDPASKIEDRVDFVLKRVNLIDAHKKLPSEISGGMQKRVAIARAIVNNPKYLFCDEPNSGLDPNTSTLIDNLIKEITEEYNITTVINTHDMNSVMEIGENILFLKNGVKEWQGTKEEIFITDNKAIVEFVYSSNLFKKVREAYLKG from the coding sequence ATGATAGAAGTAAAAAACATAGAAAAATCATTTGGCGACAGCAAAGTACTTAAAGGAGTTTCAACTGTATTCGAAACTGGAAAAACAAACCTAATTATTGGGCAAAGTGGATCTGGGAAAACAGTTTTATTAAAAAGCTTATTGGGTATTCATGCTCCAGATTCTGGAACAATTGAGTTTGACGGTAGAGTTTACTCAGAACTAGATCCAGATGAAAAAAGGGAATTACGTACCGAAATTGGAATGGTATTTCAAGGAAGCGCATTGTTCGATTCCATGACTGTTGCAGAAAACGTTGCTTTCCCTCTTAAAATGTTTACCAATGATCCAGCTTCAAAAATTGAAGACCGTGTAGATTTCGTTTTAAAAAGAGTAAATCTAATTGATGCGCATAAAAAATTACCCTCAGAAATTTCTGGAGGTATGCAAAAACGTGTCGCTATTGCTCGTGCCATTGTAAACAATCCAAAATACTTATTTTGTGATGAACCTAACTCAGGTTTAGATCCAAATACATCAACTTTAATTGATAATTTAATTAAAGAAATCACCGAAGAATACAATATCACAACTGTAATTAATACACACGATATGAACTCTGTAATGGAGATTGGTGAAAATATTTTATTCTTAAAAAATGGAGTAAAAGAATGGCAAGGAACAAAAGAGGAGATTTTTATAACTGACAATAAAGCGATTGTCGAGTTTGTTTATTCATCTAATTTATTCAAAAAAGTAAGAGAAGCTTATTTAAAAGGATAA
- a CDS encoding glycosyltransferase family 2 protein, producing MKYYIVIPAHNEQEFIGLTLQSLISQTVLPKKIVVVNDNSTDKTEEIVLDYAKENPYISLVNKTSSAIHLPGSKVIQAFHKGFETLDEDYDIIVKLDGDLILPNNYFETILNIFKKDPKVGMAGGFAYIEKNGEWILENLTDKDHIRGAFKAYRKECFLQIGNLKPAMGWDTVDELLSKFYNWKVVTDSSLIVKHLKPTGANYSKTARYKQGEAFYTLGYGFLITTVSSAKLALMKKKPLLFFDYIKGFWKAKKAKTPLLVTEAQAKFIRKYRLKKMKEKLF from the coding sequence ATGAAATATTACATTGTTATACCGGCACATAACGAACAAGAATTTATTGGTTTAACCTTGCAGTCTTTGATTTCGCAAACCGTTTTACCTAAAAAAATTGTTGTTGTCAATGATAATTCTACCGATAAAACGGAAGAAATTGTATTGGATTATGCCAAAGAAAACCCATATATCTCCTTAGTTAACAAAACCTCAAGTGCTATACATTTACCCGGAAGTAAAGTAATTCAAGCATTTCACAAAGGATTTGAAACACTAGATGAAGATTATGACATCATCGTAAAATTAGATGGAGATTTAATTCTGCCAAACAATTACTTTGAAACAATTCTCAACATTTTTAAAAAGGATCCAAAAGTTGGAATGGCTGGAGGATTTGCTTACATAGAAAAAAATGGGGAATGGATTCTAGAAAACCTAACCGACAAAGATCACATTCGAGGAGCGTTTAAAGCTTATCGCAAAGAGTGCTTCTTACAAATTGGAAATCTAAAGCCTGCAATGGGCTGGGATACTGTAGATGAGTTACTATCTAAATTTTACAATTGGAAAGTTGTTACCGATAGCTCATTAATTGTAAAACACCTAAAACCGACTGGAGCTAATTATAGCAAAACAGCTCGCTACAAACAAGGTGAAGCTTTTTACACTCTTGGTTATGGTTTTTTAATCACAACCGTTTCTTCAGCCAAACTAGCATTAATGAAGAAAAAACCTTTGTTATTCTTTGATTACATCAAAGGATTTTGGAAAGCAAAAAAAGCAAAAACACCTTTATTGGTAACCGAAGCGCAAGCTAAATTTATCAGAAAATATCGTTTGAAAAAAATGAAAGAAAAGCTGTTTTAG
- a CDS encoding class I SAM-dependent methyltransferase, with amino-acid sequence MYEKTFPNKRFKHTLEFLKKHITTSETILDLGVENPFSKIMKAEGFKVKNTTGEDLDIDQKVFATEKQDVVTAFEIFEHLLNPFTILNEIKSDKLFISIPMRLWFSPAYRSKTDMWDRHYHEFEDWQLDWLLEKTGWKIIDRQKWTNPVKKFGIRPLLRSFTNRYYIVYAERK; translated from the coding sequence ATGTACGAAAAAACATTTCCGAATAAACGATTCAAACATACTTTAGAATTTCTAAAAAAGCACATTACAACATCAGAAACCATTTTGGATTTAGGAGTTGAAAATCCGTTTTCAAAAATCATGAAAGCAGAAGGTTTTAAAGTAAAAAATACTACAGGAGAAGATTTAGATATTGACCAAAAAGTATTCGCTACCGAAAAACAAGATGTAGTTACTGCTTTCGAAATCTTCGAACATTTACTAAACCCATTTACTATTTTAAACGAAATAAAATCAGATAAACTATTTATCTCGATTCCAATGCGCTTGTGGTTCTCACCTGCTTACCGTAGTAAAACAGATATGTGGGATAGACACTATCATGAATTTGAAGATTGGCAATTAGACTGGCTTCTCGAAAAAACAGGTTGGAAAATCATCGACAGACAAAAATGGACCAATCCAGTAAAAAAATTCGGTATCCGTCCGTTATTACGAAGTTTTACTAACAGATACTATATTGTTTACGCAGAGAGAAAATAG
- a CDS encoding 3-oxoacyl-ACP synthase III family protein, translating to MKIKITGIGSYIPQKEVRNTDFDKHVFLNEDGTPFGYPNEVVINKFKGITGIENRRYAEDQYTSSDLAYFAAQRAIENAKIDPETLDYIIFAHNFGDVKYGTTQSDILPSLATRVKNKLGIKNPKCVAYDILFGCPGWIEGVLQANAFIKSGMAKRCLVIGAETLSRVVDDHDRDSMIYSDGAGASVIEASDDETGLLSYESATFATDEAGYLFFGKSYNPDLDPDTKYIKMYGRKIYEFALSQVPAAMKSCLDKSGIAIDDVKKILIHQANEKMDEAIIHRFYKLHGKTPPENIMPMCIHDLGNSSVATVPTLYDLILQGKIQNHEINKGDVIIFASVGAGMNVNAFVYRH from the coding sequence ATGAAAATAAAAATAACTGGAATAGGAAGCTATATTCCACAAAAAGAAGTAAGGAATACAGATTTTGATAAACATGTATTTTTAAATGAAGACGGAACTCCTTTTGGCTACCCAAATGAAGTTGTTATCAATAAGTTCAAAGGAATAACAGGTATTGAAAACAGACGTTATGCAGAAGATCAATATACATCTTCAGATTTAGCATATTTTGCTGCGCAAAGAGCAATCGAAAATGCTAAGATCGACCCAGAAACTCTTGATTACATTATTTTCGCTCACAATTTTGGTGATGTAAAATACGGAACAACGCAATCAGATATACTACCGAGTTTAGCAACACGTGTAAAAAATAAATTAGGCATTAAGAACCCAAAATGCGTTGCATACGATATCCTTTTTGGATGTCCAGGATGGATTGAAGGTGTATTACAAGCAAATGCCTTCATCAAGTCGGGCATGGCAAAACGTTGTTTGGTAATTGGAGCCGAAACACTTTCTAGAGTTGTAGATGATCATGACAGAGACTCTATGATTTATTCAGACGGAGCAGGAGCATCGGTTATAGAAGCTTCAGATGACGAAACTGGCTTATTATCATACGAGAGTGCTACTTTTGCAACAGATGAGGCGGGTTACTTATTCTTCGGAAAATCATACAATCCAGACTTAGATCCAGACACCAAATACATTAAAATGTATGGTCGAAAAATATATGAATTTGCTTTAAGCCAAGTTCCTGCAGCTATGAAAAGCTGTTTAGACAAAAGCGGTATTGCAATCGATGATGTCAAAAAAATATTGATTCACCAGGCAAATGAAAAAATGGACGAAGCCATAATTCATCGTTTTTACAAACTACATGGTAAAACTCCTCCAGAAAACATCATGCCTATGTGTATTCACGATTTAGGAAATAGTAGTGTAGCTACAGTGCCAACACTTTACGACCTAATATTACAAGGAAAAATACAAAATCATGAAATCAACAAAGGCGACGTAATCATATTTGCATCAGTTGGAGCAGGAATGAACGTAAATGCATTTGTATACAGACATTAG
- a CDS encoding MlaE family ABC transporter permease codes for MMLIRYLSQIGRYFLMLKEIFNKQTKWSVMKKLIFKEIDDLIIDSLGIVCFISFFVGGVVAIQTALNLTNPLIPKYLIGFATRQSVILEFAPTFISVIMAGKMGSFITSSIGTMRVTEQIDALEVMGVNSLNYLVFPKIIALLLYPFVIGISMFLGIFGGWLAGVYGGFTTSDDFIMGAQMEFIPFHITYAFIKTIIFAMLLATIPSFHGYYMKGGALEVGKASTVAFVWTSVSIILFNYILTQLLLGS; via the coding sequence ATGATGCTCATTCGTTATTTATCCCAAATAGGAAGATACTTCTTGATGCTTAAAGAAATTTTCAACAAACAAACCAAATGGTCTGTTATGAAAAAGCTAATCTTTAAAGAAATTGATGACTTAATTATTGATTCCCTTGGTATTGTTTGTTTCATTTCATTCTTCGTAGGTGGAGTTGTTGCAATACAAACAGCATTAAACCTAACAAATCCATTAATTCCTAAATACTTAATTGGTTTCGCAACCAGACAATCTGTAATTTTAGAATTTGCTCCAACCTTCATTTCAGTTATTATGGCTGGAAAAATGGGCTCTTTCATTACGTCTAGTATAGGAACTATGCGTGTTACTGAACAAATCGATGCGCTAGAAGTTATGGGTGTAAACTCATTAAACTATCTGGTTTTCCCAAAAATAATCGCCTTACTATTATACCCTTTCGTAATTGGAATTAGTATGTTCTTAGGTATTTTTGGTGGTTGGTTAGCTGGAGTTTATGGAGGATTCACAACCAGTGATGATTTCATAATGGGAGCACAAATGGAGTTTATTCCATTTCATATCACTTATGCTTTTATCAAAACGATAATTTTCGCCATGTTATTAGCAACCATTCCATCATTTCACGGGTATTACATGAAAGGTGGTGCACTAGAAGTAGGAAAGGCAAGTACAGTAGCTTTCGTTTGGACATCTGTATCTATTATCCTTTTTAATTATATACTAACACAATTGTTATTAGGCTCATGA
- a CDS encoding SDR family NAD(P)-dependent oxidoreductase — MKNIIITGTSRGIGYELALQFANAGHQVLAISRKIPQLLLEHSNVTCLSIDLSNESELYKVDEFLSSTWKKVDALVHNAGALLLKPFAETTQEDFESIYKVNVFAVANLTRVCLPYLQKGSHVVTISSIGGVRGSLKFAGLAAYSSSKGAVITLSELLAEEYKEKGISFNVLALGSVQTEMLQEAFPGYQAPISAEGMATYIYDFTLNGNKYFNGKVLEVSSTNP, encoded by the coding sequence ATGAAAAATATTATTATCACAGGAACGAGTAGAGGGATAGGTTATGAGCTGGCTTTGCAATTTGCAAATGCAGGACATCAAGTATTGGCTATTTCAAGAAAAATTCCTCAATTGCTTTTGGAACATTCTAATGTGACTTGTCTTTCTATTGATTTATCTAATGAATCTGAATTATACAAAGTAGATGAATTTCTTTCTTCGACTTGGAAAAAAGTTGATGCTTTGGTGCACAATGCAGGAGCTTTGCTTTTAAAGCCTTTTGCAGAAACGACCCAAGAAGATTTTGAAAGCATTTATAAAGTAAATGTTTTTGCCGTAGCTAATCTTACTAGAGTTTGCTTGCCTTACCTTCAAAAAGGAAGTCATGTTGTGACTATTAGTTCTATTGGTGGTGTTCGCGGAAGTCTTAAGTTTGCAGGTCTTGCTGCTTATAGTTCTAGTAAAGGTGCAGTAATTACATTGTCGGAATTATTAGCAGAAGAATACAAAGAAAAAGGTATCTCATTTAATGTTTTGGCTTTAGGTTCTGTTCAAACAGAAATGTTACAGGAAGCTTTTCCAGGATATCAAGCACCGATTTCGGCTGAAGGAATGGCTACTTATATTTATGATTTTACGCTTAACGGTAATAAATATTTTAATGGTAAAGTGTTAGAAGTTTCTTCGACAAATCCGTAA
- a CDS encoding SprT-like domain-containing protein: MSQTLAKYIPEHAVRPVFDLIVDNRVHLKIVNERQTRHGDYRKGPGGKHEITVNSSLNKYKFLITLIHEISHLVAFEKFGRNIKPHGNEWKYSFQRLMVPFIRPEIFPSHLLPLLARHFKNPTASSDTDTTLSLALKQYDKENDKNYIFEIPFGSVFRIHNGKIFKKMAVRTKRFECLEISSGKTYLFNPNAEVELLPVKN; the protein is encoded by the coding sequence TTGAGCCAAACCTTAGCAAAATATATTCCTGAACATGCTGTAAGACCAGTTTTTGATCTTATTGTTGATAATCGTGTGCATCTTAAGATTGTAAACGAAAGACAAACACGTCATGGAGATTATAGAAAAGGACCAGGTGGCAAACATGAAATAACAGTAAATTCTAGTTTAAATAAATACAAGTTTTTGATTACGTTAATTCACGAAATTTCACATTTGGTAGCGTTCGAAAAATTTGGAAGAAATATAAAGCCTCACGGAAACGAATGGAAATATTCTTTCCAGCGATTGATGGTTCCTTTTATACGTCCTGAAATTTTTCCAAGTCATTTATTGCCATTACTGGCTAGGCATTTTAAGAATCCAACAGCAAGTAGTGATACTGATACAACATTGTCATTGGCTTTAAAGCAATATGACAAAGAAAACGATAAGAATTATATTTTTGAAATACCGTTTGGAAGCGTTTTTAGAATACATAACGGTAAAATTTTTAAGAAAATGGCCGTAAGGACCAAGCGTTTTGAATGTCTCGAAATAAGCTCTGGAAAGACGTATCTCTTTAATCCAAATGCAGAGGTTGAGTTGCTGCCAGTAAAAAACTAG
- the gcvP gene encoding aminomethyl-transferring glycine dehydrogenase, producing MKTDAFALRHIGPRETDHQQMLKTIGVESIEQLVYETLPDDIRLKAPLNLDPAMTEYEFSNHIHQLGNKNKVFKSYIGLGYNQAIVPAVVQRNVFENPGWYTAYTPYQAEIAQGRLEAILNFQTTVIELTGMEIANASLLDEATAAAEAMALLFDVRSRDQKKNEINKFFVSEEILPQTLSVLQTRATPIGVELVIGNHETFDFSSAYFGAILQYPGKYGQVHDYAAFISKAKENEIKVAVAADILSLAKLTPPGEIGAAVVVGTTQRFGIPLGYGGPHAAYFATKDEYKRSMPGRIIGVTIDTNGNRALRMALQTREQHIKRDKATSNICTAQVLLSVMAGMYAVYHGPKGLQYIADKVHAATATLANELKKLGVEQTNTAFFDTIVVKADSKKVRTVAEQNEINFYYIDENTISISLNETVSVAEVNEIISVFATATNQKATTIDSLTNTNHFPENLKRTSSFLEHDVFNKYHSETALMRYIKMLERKDLALNHSMISLGSCTMKLNAAAEMLPLSNPQWNNIHPFAPLDQAQGYQEMLKKLEQQLNVITGFAGTTLQPNSGAQGEYAGLMVIRAYHQSKGDHHRNIALIPSSAHGTNPASAAMAGMKVIVTKTLENGNIDVEDLREKAILHKDNLSCLMVTYPSTHGVYESAIKEITQLIHDNGGQVYMDGANMNAQVGLTNPATIGADVCHLNLHKTFAIPHGGGGPGVGPICVAPQLVPFLPGNPVIATGGDNAITAISAAPWGSALVCLISYGYISMLGADGLKSATEHAILNANYIKEKLSGHYDTLYSGEMGRAAHEMILECRPFKQKGIEVTDIAKRLMDYGFHAPTVSFPVAGTLMIEPTESENLEELDRFCDAMISIRKEIEASTLEDKNNVLKNSPHTLAMLTTDVWDFPYTREQAAFPLEYIAENKFWPTVRRADDAFGDRNLVCSCAPIEAYMEE from the coding sequence ATGAAAACAGATGCTTTTGCTTTAAGACACATTGGTCCAAGAGAAACAGACCATCAACAAATGTTGAAAACAATCGGAGTTGAATCTATTGAACAACTCGTTTATGAAACGCTTCCAGATGACATTCGTTTAAAAGCACCATTAAACTTAGATCCTGCAATGACAGAATATGAGTTTTCAAATCACATACACCAATTAGGAAATAAAAATAAGGTTTTTAAATCATATATTGGTTTAGGATACAACCAAGCTATCGTTCCAGCGGTTGTTCAAAGAAATGTTTTTGAAAATCCAGGATGGTACACCGCATATACGCCTTACCAAGCAGAAATTGCTCAAGGTCGTTTAGAGGCAATCCTTAATTTCCAAACTACAGTTATAGAATTAACTGGAATGGAGATTGCCAATGCATCTTTATTAGATGAAGCAACTGCTGCTGCTGAAGCAATGGCACTTTTATTTGATGTAAGATCAAGAGATCAGAAGAAAAACGAAATCAATAAGTTTTTTGTTTCTGAAGAAATTTTACCACAAACATTATCAGTTTTACAAACTCGTGCAACACCAATCGGAGTTGAATTAGTTATAGGAAATCACGAAACATTTGATTTCTCATCAGCATATTTTGGAGCAATCCTTCAATATCCTGGAAAATACGGACAAGTTCATGATTATGCTGCTTTTATTTCTAAAGCAAAAGAGAATGAAATAAAAGTAGCTGTTGCTGCTGATATTTTGAGCTTAGCAAAATTAACTCCTCCAGGAGAAATTGGAGCTGCTGTTGTTGTTGGAACAACACAACGTTTTGGTATTCCGTTAGGATACGGTGGACCTCACGCTGCTTACTTTGCAACAAAAGACGAATACAAAAGAAGTATGCCAGGACGTATCATTGGAGTTACAATCGATACCAATGGAAACCGTGCTTTGCGTATGGCATTACAAACACGTGAGCAACATATAAAACGTGATAAAGCAACTTCAAACATCTGTACAGCTCAGGTATTGTTATCTGTAATGGCAGGAATGTATGCAGTATATCACGGACCAAAAGGATTGCAATACATCGCTGATAAAGTTCACGCTGCAACTGCAACACTTGCAAACGAATTAAAAAAATTAGGTGTAGAACAAACTAATACTGCATTCTTTGATACAATCGTAGTAAAAGCTGATTCTAAAAAAGTACGCACCGTTGCAGAACAAAACGAAATCAACTTTTATTATATCGACGAAAACACTATCTCTATTTCATTAAATGAAACAGTAAGTGTTGCTGAGGTAAACGAAATTATTTCTGTTTTTGCTACCGCTACAAATCAAAAAGCTACAACAATTGATAGCTTAACAAATACAAACCATTTCCCAGAGAATTTAAAAAGAACATCTTCTTTCTTAGAACATGATGTTTTCAATAAATACCATTCAGAAACGGCTTTGATGCGTTACATCAAAATGTTAGAACGTAAAGATTTAGCATTAAATCACTCAATGATTTCGCTAGGTTCATGTACAATGAAATTGAATGCTGCTGCCGAAATGTTACCATTAAGTAACCCACAATGGAACAACATTCACCCTTTTGCTCCGCTTGATCAAGCACAAGGATACCAAGAAATGTTGAAAAAATTAGAACAACAATTAAACGTTATCACAGGATTTGCTGGAACAACTTTGCAACCAAACTCAGGTGCACAAGGAGAATATGCAGGACTTATGGTAATTCGTGCGTACCACCAATCAAAAGGAGATCACCACAGAAATATTGCTTTAATTCCATCATCAGCACACGGAACAAATCCAGCTTCTGCTGCAATGGCAGGAATGAAAGTTATTGTTACAAAAACGCTAGAAAACGGAAACATCGACGTAGAAGATTTACGTGAAAAAGCAATACTTCATAAAGACAACCTATCTTGTTTAATGGTAACGTATCCATCTACACATGGAGTTTACGAAAGTGCTATTAAAGAAATTACACAATTGATCCACGATAATGGAGGTCAAGTATATATGGATGGTGCAAATATGAATGCTCAAGTAGGATTAACAAATCCTGCTACAATTGGAGCTGACGTTTGTCACTTAAACCTACACAAAACATTTGCAATCCCTCACGGTGGTGGTGGACCAGGAGTTGGGCCAATTTGCGTTGCGCCACAATTAGTTCCATTTTTACCAGGAAACCCTGTTATTGCAACAGGAGGAGATAACGCAATTACAGCTATTTCTGCAGCTCCATGGGGTTCAGCATTAGTTTGCTTAATCTCTTACGGATACATTTCGATGTTAGGAGCCGACGGTTTAAAAAGCGCAACAGAACACGCTATTTTAAATGCTAACTACATCAAAGAAAAATTAAGCGGACATTACGACACTCTATATTCAGGAGAAATGGGTCGTGCTGCTCACGAGATGATTCTAGAATGTCGTCCATTTAAACAAAAAGGAATTGAAGTTACTGATATTGCAAAACGTTTAATGGATTATGGTTTCCATGCTCCAACAGTATCTTTCCCAGTTGCAGGAACTTTAATGATTGAACCTACTGAAAGTGAAAACTTAGAAGAATTAGATCGTTTTTGTGATGCGATGATTTCAATTCGTAAAGAAATTGAAGCTTCAACATTAGAAGATAAAAACAATGTATTAAAAAATTCACCACATACACTAGCAATGCTTACTACAGATGTTTGGGATTTCCCATACACAAGAGAGCAAGCAGCTTTCCCATTAGAGTATATTGCTGAAAACAAATTCTGGCCAACTGTACGCAGAGCCGATGATGCTTTTGGAGATAGAAATTTAGTATGTAGCTGTGCTCCTATTGAAGCTTATATGGAAGAATAA
- a CDS encoding D-alanine--D-alanine ligase: MKLFFHKISNWEYWPFQVLYIPIYFLWGFYAIKAKSIFFFNASNPRIKNGGFMMESKKAIYDLIPQKYYPKTVLIKEKSALLDIVAAIVDKGIRFPLIAKPDIGLRGSGVKKIKCVEELKEYATKANFDFLLQDIIPFENEIGIFYVRHPNEKSGKITGIVSKEFLIVVGNGIATIEELINEVPRYKLQLDALKKEYGETLQRVLPTGEQLNLVPFGNHARGAKFLDGSHWITPELTQTINAICVQIPEFYFGRFDIMYNNLDELERGENFSIVELNGAASEPTHIYDPKHSLWFAWKELARHITYMYEISIANHQKGVPYLAYKVGINEYRLHLAQSNKIVNF, translated from the coding sequence GTGAAACTATTTTTTCATAAAATCAGCAATTGGGAATACTGGCCATTTCAAGTCTTGTATATACCTATTTATTTTCTTTGGGGTTTTTATGCGATTAAAGCAAAGTCAATATTTTTCTTCAATGCATCTAACCCCAGAATTAAAAATGGTGGATTTATGATGGAAAGTAAAAAAGCAATTTATGATTTGATTCCACAAAAATATTATCCTAAAACTGTTTTAATTAAAGAGAAATCTGCTTTGTTGGATATTGTAGCTGCAATTGTAGATAAAGGAATTCGGTTTCCATTAATCGCAAAACCAGATATAGGATTGCGAGGTTCAGGTGTAAAAAAAATTAAATGTGTTGAGGAATTGAAGGAATATGCAACGAAAGCAAATTTTGATTTCTTATTGCAGGATATTATTCCATTTGAGAATGAGATTGGAATATTCTATGTTCGTCATCCAAACGAAAAATCAGGTAAAATTACTGGAATTGTTTCTAAAGAATTTCTGATAGTTGTTGGTAATGGTATTGCAACTATCGAAGAGTTAATAAACGAAGTCCCTAGGTATAAACTACAACTAGATGCTTTAAAGAAAGAGTATGGTGAAACATTACAACGCGTTTTACCTACTGGTGAGCAGCTTAATTTAGTGCCTTTTGGGAATCATGCTCGTGGAGCAAAGTTTTTAGATGGGAGTCATTGGATAACTCCTGAACTTACTCAAACAATTAATGCTATTTGTGTACAAATCCCAGAGTTTTATTTTGGGAGGTTTGATATCATGTACAATAATTTAGATGAATTAGAACGAGGAGAAAATTTTTCTATTGTCGAATTGAATGGGGCTGCGAGTGAGCCGACACATATTTATGATCCAAAGCATTCTTTATGGTTTGCGTGGAAAGAACTCGCAAGACATATTACTTATATGTATGAAATAAGCATTGCAAATCACCAAAAAGGAGTGCCATATTTGGCTTATAAAGTAGGAATAAATGAATATCGATTGCACTTGGCACAAAGTAATAAAATCGTAAATTTTTGA
- a CDS encoding M20/M25/M40 family metallo-hydrolase: MKNVLYLFPFIFFGCNTNMTVNNDTTHPDSKLEINYKVKESDVASTLKYLSSDELEGRETGTKGIEKAAVFLEDFFKSNKVKPYFSSYRDTLSTFSAPAYNIVGYLEGTDAALKKEFVILSAHYDHIGIDKKGLNGDFINNGANDDASGVVAVAEMAKYFSQTKSNKRSVLFVFFAGEEKGLLGSKHLAQKLKGKNFNLYTQLNIEMIGVPMKREFLAYITGFDKSNMATKINEYTGDKTIGFLPKEAEYQLFFRSDNFPFYEAFKVPCQSISTFDFENFEFYHHVSDEFKLMDVPHMASFIQELLPAVTHMAGSPTKEILMTK; the protein is encoded by the coding sequence ATGAAAAATGTACTTTATTTATTTCCGTTTATTTTTTTTGGCTGTAATACGAATATGACAGTTAATAACGATACAACTCACCCAGATTCTAAGTTAGAAATCAATTATAAAGTAAAAGAGAGTGATGTGGCTTCAACTTTAAAATACCTTTCTTCGGATGAGTTAGAAGGCAGGGAAACAGGAACTAAAGGAATTGAAAAAGCAGCTGTTTTTCTGGAAGATTTTTTTAAAAGTAATAAAGTAAAACCTTATTTTTCTTCTTATCGAGATACTTTATCTACGTTTAGTGCCCCAGCATATAATATAGTTGGATATTTAGAAGGAACTGATGCTGCTCTGAAAAAAGAATTTGTGATTTTGAGTGCACATTATGACCATATTGGGATTGATAAAAAAGGACTTAATGGTGATTTTATAAATAATGGAGCAAACGATGATGCGTCTGGAGTGGTAGCAGTTGCAGAAATGGCAAAGTACTTTAGTCAAACTAAATCGAATAAAAGAAGTGTGCTTTTTGTATTTTTTGCAGGTGAAGAAAAAGGACTTTTAGGCTCAAAACATTTAGCTCAAAAACTAAAAGGTAAAAACTTTAATCTATATACTCAACTGAATATAGAAATGATTGGTGTACCAATGAAACGTGAATTTTTGGCATATATCACAGGTTTCGATAAATCGAATATGGCAACAAAAATCAATGAATATACAGGAGATAAGACGATTGGGTTTTTGCCAAAAGAAGCCGAATATCAATTGTTTTTTAGATCAGATAATTTTCCTTTCTACGAGGCATTCAAAGTTCCTTGCCAGTCAATAAGTACATTCGATTTTGAGAATTTTGAGTTTTATCATCATGTTTCAGATGAATTTAAATTAATGGATGTGCCACATATGGCTTCATTTATTCAGGAATTACTGCCTGCAGTAACTCATATGGCTGGTTCTCCAACGAAAGAGATTTTGATGACCAAATAA